The following are encoded together in the Populus trichocarpa isolate Nisqually-1 chromosome 5, P.trichocarpa_v4.1, whole genome shotgun sequence genome:
- the LOC7476383 gene encoding uncharacterized protein LOC7476383, translating to MKQNLISSQSLGAFPSPGGARYQENKGWSSERIPHPSSGSGRRHISALTPFYSGRALPSKWEDAERWICSPVLGYGVAKSSQCHPLRRAKSKSGPINLPPGIGYYHNCSPSMGVIDGGIGRNFMVNSPFSTGVLMPNGVGAHCSGSGGGGGQGHVERLASALSRSDLASEPSSSSSQDERPEGVDDGNNTVDRIISRRDMATQMSPEGSTHSSCRGRSSSPPSTDPVLEPQSDHPAKLEIREVQVDKRATVIRWSKRPGSRRIKRGQPDVEEFNPNAADAHSSSWDISEEVSDFSKLQREEAKITAWENLQKARAEAAIRKLEMKLEKKRSSSMDKIMNKLRIAQMKAEEMRSSMSIRQDQQVSQKSHKIKLFHKRARLTSLGSCFTCHAF from the exons ATGAAGCAGAATCTAATATCTTCCCAGAGTTTAGGGGCATTTCCTAGTCCGGGAGGTGCCagatatcaagaaaataaaggatGGAGTTCAGAGAGGATTCCACACCCTTCATCAGGCAGCGGCAGGAGGCATATAAGTGCTTTGACTCCGTTTTATAGTGGCCGGGCTTTGCCTTCTAAATGGGAAGATGCAGAGAGGTGGATATGTAGTCCAGTTTTGGGCTATGGTGTTGCTAAAAGTTCTCAGTGCCATCCTTTAAGGCGTGCCAAGTCAAAAAGTGGGCCTATTAATCTGCCTCCTGGGATTGGTTACTATCATAATTGTTCACCGTCAATGGGGGTTATTGATGGTGGGATTGGGAGGAATTTCATGGTGAATTCTCCGTTTTCAACTGGAGTCTTGATGCCTAATGGGGTTGGTGCTCATTGTAGTGGaagtggaggtggaggtgggcAAGGTCATGTGGAACGCTTGGCTAGTGCTCTTAGTCGGTCTGATTTGGCGAGCGAACCTTCATCTTCCAGCTCTCAAG ATGAGAGACCTGAAGGCGTTGATGATGGAAACAACACAGTTGATCGTATCATTTCAAGAAGGGATATGGCAACACAAATGAGCCCTGAGGGGAGCACCCACTCTTCTTGTAGAGGAAGgtcctcttctcctccctctacAGATCCTGTACTGGAGCCACAAAGTGACCATCCTGCTAAATTGGAAATCAGGGAAGTCCAGGTAGATAAAAGAGCCACTGTGATTAGGTGGTCCAAAAGGCCTGGTTCTCGCAGAATTAAGAGGGGACAGCCAGATGTCGAGGAATTCAATCCAAATGCTGCTGACGCTCACTCCTCATCTTGGGATATTTCAGAGGAAGTATCAGACTTTTCAAA GTTGCAAAGAGAGGAAGCCAAGATCACTGCATGGGAGAACTTGCAGAAAGCAAGAGCAGAGGCTGCAATAAGAAAACTCGAG ATGAAACTGGAAAAGAAGAGATCATCATCaatggataaaataatgaaCAAGCTAAGAATTGCTCAGATGAAAGCTGAAGAAATGAGAAGCTCGATGTCAATCAGGCAGGACCAACAAGTTTCCCAGAAATCCCACAAGATCAAGCTCTTTCATAAGCGTGCTCGTTTGACTTCCTTGGGTAGTTGCTTTACCTGCCatgctttttaa
- the LOC7489734 gene encoding uncharacterized protein LOC7489734 isoform X4, protein MSQKLVERSSGRSRGFGYVTFVSAEDAKAVLSGEHFLGKRMLEIKVATPKEEMRAPTKKATRIFVARIPPSVTETTFRSHFEKYGEIIDLYMPKDHSSKAHRGIGFITYASADSVDSLMAETHELGGSTVVVDRATPKEDDFRPIARTAPGGYGAYNAYISAATRYAALGAPTLYDHPGPFYGRGESSRGMGKKIFVGRLPQEASTEDLRQYFGRFGHIIDVYVPKDPKRTGHRGFGFVTFAEDGVADRVSRRSHEICGHQVAIDSATPIDDAGPSGNFMMSAPEPFGGYGGPMRNFGRMYGTLDYDDAGAYMVPSKWGYGMGSARPSRADWRYRPY, encoded by the exons ATGAGCCAAAAGCTTGTG GAGCGGTCATCAGGTCGATCTCGTGGTTTTGGATATGTGACTTTTGTATCCGCTGAAGATGCTAAG GCTGTACTATCAGGTGAACACTTTCTTGGTAAAAGAATGCTGGAAATTAAAGTGGCTACTCCAAAG GAGGAGATGCGAGCACCAACAAAAAAAGCCACAAGGATATTTGTGGCCAGGATTCCACCATCTGTGACAGAAACTACTTTTCGAAG TCACTTTGAGAAATATGGGGAGATAATTGACCTATACATGCCAAAA GATCATAGCTCGAAAGCACATCGGGGAATTGGGTTCATCACATATGCAAGTGCAG ATTCTGTGGACAGCTTGATGGCTGAAACTCATGAATTGGGAGGCTCTACTGTAGTTGTAGATCGAGCAACGCCTAAG GAAGATGACTTTAGGCCTATAGCAAGAACAGCACCTGGAGGATATGGTGCATACAATGCTTATATTTCTGCAGCTACCAGATATGCAGCTCTTGGTGCTCCCACCTTGTATGATCATCCTGGACCATTCTATGGAA GAGGGGAATCATCTAGAGGAATGGGCAAAAAGATCTTTGTTGGAAGGCTTCCTCAGGAAGCAAGCACCGAAGATTTGCGCCAGTATTTTGGTAGATTTGGCCACATAATAGATGTATATGTTCCTAAG GATCCCAAGAGAACTGGCCATAGAGGTTTTGGATTTGTAACCTTTGCTGAAGATGGTGTTGCGGATCGTGTATCTCGAAGATCTCATGAGATTTGTGGACATCAG GTTGCAATAGATTCAGCCACACCTATTGATGATGCTGGTCCAAGTGGAAATTTCATGATGAGCGCTCCTGAACCTTTTGGGGGTTATGGTGGTCCCATGCGCAACTTTGGCAGGATGTATGGAACCCTGGATTATGATGATGCGGGTGCATATATGGTTCCTTCTAAA TGGGGTTATGGTATGGGGAGTGCAAGGCCTTCAAGAGCAGATTGGAGGTACAGGCCTTACTAG
- the LOC7489734 gene encoding uncharacterized protein LOC7489734 isoform X1 encodes MSQKLVILGIPWEIDTEGLRQYMSKFGELEDCIVMKERSSGRSRGFGYVTFVSAEDAKAVLSGEHFLGKRMLEIKVATPKEEMRAPTKKATRIFVARIPPSVTETTFRSHFEKYGEIIDLYMPKDHSSKAHRGIGFITYASADSVDSLMAETHELGGSTVVVDRATPKEDDFRPIARTAPGGYGAYNAYISAATRYAALGAPTLYDHPGPFYGRGESSRGMGKKIFVGRLPQEASTEDLRQYFGRFGHIIDVYVPKDPKRTGHRGFGFVTFAEDGVADRVSRRSHEICGHQVAIDSATPIDDAGPSGNFMMSAPEPFGGYGGPMRNFGRMYGTLDYDDAGAYMVPSKWGYGMGSARPSRADWRYRPY; translated from the exons ATGAGCCAAAAGCTTGTG ATTCTGGGTATTCCATGGGAAATTGATACCGAGGGTCTGAGACAATACATGAGCAAGTTTGGTGAATTAGAGGATTGTATTGTTATGAAG GAGCGGTCATCAGGTCGATCTCGTGGTTTTGGATATGTGACTTTTGTATCCGCTGAAGATGCTAAG GCTGTACTATCAGGTGAACACTTTCTTGGTAAAAGAATGCTGGAAATTAAAGTGGCTACTCCAAAG GAGGAGATGCGAGCACCAACAAAAAAAGCCACAAGGATATTTGTGGCCAGGATTCCACCATCTGTGACAGAAACTACTTTTCGAAG TCACTTTGAGAAATATGGGGAGATAATTGACCTATACATGCCAAAA GATCATAGCTCGAAAGCACATCGGGGAATTGGGTTCATCACATATGCAAGTGCAG ATTCTGTGGACAGCTTGATGGCTGAAACTCATGAATTGGGAGGCTCTACTGTAGTTGTAGATCGAGCAACGCCTAAG GAAGATGACTTTAGGCCTATAGCAAGAACAGCACCTGGAGGATATGGTGCATACAATGCTTATATTTCTGCAGCTACCAGATATGCAGCTCTTGGTGCTCCCACCTTGTATGATCATCCTGGACCATTCTATGGAA GAGGGGAATCATCTAGAGGAATGGGCAAAAAGATCTTTGTTGGAAGGCTTCCTCAGGAAGCAAGCACCGAAGATTTGCGCCAGTATTTTGGTAGATTTGGCCACATAATAGATGTATATGTTCCTAAG GATCCCAAGAGAACTGGCCATAGAGGTTTTGGATTTGTAACCTTTGCTGAAGATGGTGTTGCGGATCGTGTATCTCGAAGATCTCATGAGATTTGTGGACATCAG GTTGCAATAGATTCAGCCACACCTATTGATGATGCTGGTCCAAGTGGAAATTTCATGATGAGCGCTCCTGAACCTTTTGGGGGTTATGGTGGTCCCATGCGCAACTTTGGCAGGATGTATGGAACCCTGGATTATGATGATGCGGGTGCATATATGGTTCCTTCTAAA TGGGGTTATGGTATGGGGAGTGCAAGGCCTTCAAGAGCAGATTGGAGGTACAGGCCTTACTAG
- the LOC7489734 gene encoding uncharacterized protein LOC7489734 isoform X3, translating to MSKFGELEDCIVMKERSSGRSRGFGYVTFVSAEDAKAVLSGEHFLGKRMLEIKVATPKEEMRAPTKKATRIFVARIPPSVTETTFRSHFEKYGEIIDLYMPKDHSSKAHRGIGFITYASADSVDSLMAETHELGGSTVVVDRATPKEDDFRPIARTAPGGYGAYNAYISAATRYAALGAPTLYDHPGPFYGRGESSRGMGKKIFVGRLPQEASTEDLRQYFGRFGHIIDVYVPKDPKRTGHRGFGFVTFAEDGVADRVSRRSHEICGHQVAIDSATPIDDAGPSGNFMMSAPEPFGGYGGPMRNFGRMYGTLDYDDAGAYMVPSKWGYGMGSARPSRADWRYRPY from the exons ATGAGCAAGTTTGGTGAATTAGAGGATTGTATTGTTATGAAG GAGCGGTCATCAGGTCGATCTCGTGGTTTTGGATATGTGACTTTTGTATCCGCTGAAGATGCTAAG GCTGTACTATCAGGTGAACACTTTCTTGGTAAAAGAATGCTGGAAATTAAAGTGGCTACTCCAAAG GAGGAGATGCGAGCACCAACAAAAAAAGCCACAAGGATATTTGTGGCCAGGATTCCACCATCTGTGACAGAAACTACTTTTCGAAG TCACTTTGAGAAATATGGGGAGATAATTGACCTATACATGCCAAAA GATCATAGCTCGAAAGCACATCGGGGAATTGGGTTCATCACATATGCAAGTGCAG ATTCTGTGGACAGCTTGATGGCTGAAACTCATGAATTGGGAGGCTCTACTGTAGTTGTAGATCGAGCAACGCCTAAG GAAGATGACTTTAGGCCTATAGCAAGAACAGCACCTGGAGGATATGGTGCATACAATGCTTATATTTCTGCAGCTACCAGATATGCAGCTCTTGGTGCTCCCACCTTGTATGATCATCCTGGACCATTCTATGGAA GAGGGGAATCATCTAGAGGAATGGGCAAAAAGATCTTTGTTGGAAGGCTTCCTCAGGAAGCAAGCACCGAAGATTTGCGCCAGTATTTTGGTAGATTTGGCCACATAATAGATGTATATGTTCCTAAG GATCCCAAGAGAACTGGCCATAGAGGTTTTGGATTTGTAACCTTTGCTGAAGATGGTGTTGCGGATCGTGTATCTCGAAGATCTCATGAGATTTGTGGACATCAG GTTGCAATAGATTCAGCCACACCTATTGATGATGCTGGTCCAAGTGGAAATTTCATGATGAGCGCTCCTGAACCTTTTGGGGGTTATGGTGGTCCCATGCGCAACTTTGGCAGGATGTATGGAACCCTGGATTATGATGATGCGGGTGCATATATGGTTCCTTCTAAA TGGGGTTATGGTATGGGGAGTGCAAGGCCTTCAAGAGCAGATTGGAGGTACAGGCCTTACTAG
- the LOC7489734 gene encoding uncharacterized protein LOC7489734 isoform X5 translates to MLEIKVATPKEEMRAPTKKATRIFVARIPPSVTETTFRSHFEKYGEIIDLYMPKDHSSKAHRGIGFITYASADSVDSLMAETHELGGSTVVVDRATPKEDDFRPIARTAPGGYGAYNAYISAATRYAALGAPTLYDHPGPFYGRGESSRGMGKKIFVGRLPQEASTEDLRQYFGRFGHIIDVYVPKDPKRTGHRGFGFVTFAEDGVADRVSRRSHEICGHQVAIDSATPIDDAGPSGNFMMSAPEPFGGYGGPMRNFGRMYGTLDYDDAGAYMVPSKWGYGMGSARPSRADWRYRPY, encoded by the exons ATGCTGGAAATTAAAGTGGCTACTCCAAAG GAGGAGATGCGAGCACCAACAAAAAAAGCCACAAGGATATTTGTGGCCAGGATTCCACCATCTGTGACAGAAACTACTTTTCGAAG TCACTTTGAGAAATATGGGGAGATAATTGACCTATACATGCCAAAA GATCATAGCTCGAAAGCACATCGGGGAATTGGGTTCATCACATATGCAAGTGCAG ATTCTGTGGACAGCTTGATGGCTGAAACTCATGAATTGGGAGGCTCTACTGTAGTTGTAGATCGAGCAACGCCTAAG GAAGATGACTTTAGGCCTATAGCAAGAACAGCACCTGGAGGATATGGTGCATACAATGCTTATATTTCTGCAGCTACCAGATATGCAGCTCTTGGTGCTCCCACCTTGTATGATCATCCTGGACCATTCTATGGAA GAGGGGAATCATCTAGAGGAATGGGCAAAAAGATCTTTGTTGGAAGGCTTCCTCAGGAAGCAAGCACCGAAGATTTGCGCCAGTATTTTGGTAGATTTGGCCACATAATAGATGTATATGTTCCTAAG GATCCCAAGAGAACTGGCCATAGAGGTTTTGGATTTGTAACCTTTGCTGAAGATGGTGTTGCGGATCGTGTATCTCGAAGATCTCATGAGATTTGTGGACATCAG GTTGCAATAGATTCAGCCACACCTATTGATGATGCTGGTCCAAGTGGAAATTTCATGATGAGCGCTCCTGAACCTTTTGGGGGTTATGGTGGTCCCATGCGCAACTTTGGCAGGATGTATGGAACCCTGGATTATGATGATGCGGGTGCATATATGGTTCCTTCTAAA TGGGGTTATGGTATGGGGAGTGCAAGGCCTTCAAGAGCAGATTGGAGGTACAGGCCTTACTAG
- the LOC7489734 gene encoding uncharacterized protein LOC7489734 isoform X2 → MSQKLVILGIPWEIDTEGLRQYMSKFGELEDCIVMKERSSGRSRGFGYVTFVSAEDAKAVLSGEHFLGKRMLEIKVATPKEEMRAPTKKATRIFVARIPPSVTETTFRSHFEKYGEIIDLYMPKDHSSKAHRGIGFITYASADSVDSLMAETHELGGSTVVVDRATPKANDFRPIARTAPGGYGAYNAYISAATRYAALGAPTLYDHPGPFYGRGESSRGMGKKIFVGRLPQEASTEDLRQYFGRFGHIIDVYVPKDPKRTGHRGFGFVTFAEDGVADRVSRRSHEICGHQVAIDSATPIDDAGPSGNFMMSAPEPFGGYGGPMRNFGRMYGTLDYDDAGAYMVPSKWGYGMGSARPSRADWRYRPY, encoded by the exons ATGAGCCAAAAGCTTGTG ATTCTGGGTATTCCATGGGAAATTGATACCGAGGGTCTGAGACAATACATGAGCAAGTTTGGTGAATTAGAGGATTGTATTGTTATGAAG GAGCGGTCATCAGGTCGATCTCGTGGTTTTGGATATGTGACTTTTGTATCCGCTGAAGATGCTAAG GCTGTACTATCAGGTGAACACTTTCTTGGTAAAAGAATGCTGGAAATTAAAGTGGCTACTCCAAAG GAGGAGATGCGAGCACCAACAAAAAAAGCCACAAGGATATTTGTGGCCAGGATTCCACCATCTGTGACAGAAACTACTTTTCGAAG TCACTTTGAGAAATATGGGGAGATAATTGACCTATACATGCCAAAA GATCATAGCTCGAAAGCACATCGGGGAATTGGGTTCATCACATATGCAAGTGCAG ATTCTGTGGACAGCTTGATGGCTGAAACTCATGAATTGGGAGGCTCTACTGTAGTTGTAGATCGAGCAACGCCTAAGGCAA ATGACTTTAGGCCTATAGCAAGAACAGCACCTGGAGGATATGGTGCATACAATGCTTATATTTCTGCAGCTACCAGATATGCAGCTCTTGGTGCTCCCACCTTGTATGATCATCCTGGACCATTCTATGGAA GAGGGGAATCATCTAGAGGAATGGGCAAAAAGATCTTTGTTGGAAGGCTTCCTCAGGAAGCAAGCACCGAAGATTTGCGCCAGTATTTTGGTAGATTTGGCCACATAATAGATGTATATGTTCCTAAG GATCCCAAGAGAACTGGCCATAGAGGTTTTGGATTTGTAACCTTTGCTGAAGATGGTGTTGCGGATCGTGTATCTCGAAGATCTCATGAGATTTGTGGACATCAG GTTGCAATAGATTCAGCCACACCTATTGATGATGCTGGTCCAAGTGGAAATTTCATGATGAGCGCTCCTGAACCTTTTGGGGGTTATGGTGGTCCCATGCGCAACTTTGGCAGGATGTATGGAACCCTGGATTATGATGATGCGGGTGCATATATGGTTCCTTCTAAA TGGGGTTATGGTATGGGGAGTGCAAGGCCTTCAAGAGCAGATTGGAGGTACAGGCCTTACTAG
- the LOC7476384 gene encoding triacylglycerol lipase OBL1 has protein sequence MSMTSANFPGNYLVLRPQEVSYLNVFRILWNDDIEKKAFVDFPDGKVENLHRRWLIFLSLLSQKILQSIARPMASFGSRVEMWLNLISCNRNIFVLFINYLRGRVERPVKESKTFLSFAGHLDKRVDLDKNIKHGDSRYYSALSVMAAKVAYENKAFVENAVRNHWKMELIGYYDFWNDFQQKRTTQGFMFHDKNADPDIIVVAFRGTEAFDADDWCSDFDISWYEFPGIGKIHGGFMKALGLSMRQGWPPEFRQGADGQPIAYYTIREKLKQLLKQNKKTKFILTGHSMGGAIATLFPAVLAMHKETWLLERLEGVYTFGQPRVGDGEFKRFMESQMQKHKFKYVRFVYCNDVITRLPIDDSTFLFKHFGTCVYYNSCYYGKIVSEEPHKNYISVFAAIPRFLNALWELVRGFILPYRKGADYKEPWLLILLRWYGLILPGLSAHTPQDYVNLTRLGPDTIYHRLQDPKFGSVSNSDATKD, from the exons atgtcaATGACTTCTGCAAATTTTCCTGGCAATTATTTGGTGTTGCGACCTCAAGAAGTGAGTTATCTGAATGTGTTTCGTATACTATGGAACGACGACATCGAGAAAAAAGCATTTGTGGACTTCCCAGATGGAAAGGTGGAGAATCTCCATCGTCGATGGCTTATATTTCTCTCTCTGCTATCACAAAAAATCCTGCAATCTATAGCCAGGCCAATGGCATCGTTTGGATCAAGAGTTGAGATGTGGCTAAACCTTATATCATGTAACCGTAATATTTTTGTGctcttcataaattatttacgAG GTAGGGTGGAAAGACCAGTTAAGGAATCAAAAACTTTCTTATCATTTGCTGGACATTTAGACAAGCGTGTGGATTTAGACAAGAATATCAAGCATGGTGATAGCAGATACTACAGTGCACTCTCTGTAATGGCTGCAAAGGTAGCTTATGAGAACAAAGCCTTTGTCGAAAATGCAGTTAGAAATCACTGGAAG ATGGAGTTAATTGGATACTATGATTTTTGGAATG ATTTTCAACAAAAACGTACAACACAAGGCTTCATGtttcatgataaaaatgcaGACCCTGACATAATTGTCGTGGCCTTTAGAGGTACGGAAGCCTTTGATGCGGATGATTGGTGTTCTGATTTTGATATCTCCTGGTATGAGTTTCCTGGCATAGGAAAAATTCATGGTGGCTTTATGAAAGCATTAGGTTTATCAATGCGTCAAGGCTGGCCTCCGGAATTTAGACAAGGCGCCGATGGCCAACCGATAGCTTACTACACTATAAGAGAGAAATTGAAACAActtcttaaacaaaataaaaagacaaaatttaTATTGACTGGTCACAGCATGGGTGGCGCAATTGCAACTCTCTTCCCAGCTGTTCTAGCAATGCATAAAGAGACATGGTTATTAGAGAGGCTGGAAGGCGTGTATACATTTGGTCAGCCAAGAGTTGGAGATGGGGAATTCAAGAGGTTCATGGAGAGCCAGATGCAAAAGCACAAGTTTAAGTACGTGAGATTCGTTTATTGTAATGATGTGATTACCAGGTTGCCCATAGATGATTCGACATTTCTTTTCAAGCATTTTGGTACATGCGTCTACTATAATAGCTGTTATTATGGGAAG ATAGTTTCAGAGGAACCACACAAGAACTATATATCGGTATTTGCTGCTATACCGAGGTTTCTAAATGCATTATGGGAGCTAGTAAGAGGCTTCATTTTACCCTACAGAAAGGGGGCCGATTATAAAGAACCTTGGTTGCTGATACTGCTTAGATGGTATGGACTGATACTCCCAGGTTTGTCAGCTCACACTCCACAAGATTACGTTAATTTAACACGGTTGGGACCTGACACTATATACCACCGTCTTCAAGACCCAAAATTTGGAAGTGTCTCTAATTCGGATGCAACAAAAGATTGA